From one Solanum stenotomum isolate F172 chromosome 12, ASM1918654v1, whole genome shotgun sequence genomic stretch:
- the LOC125848999 gene encoding V-type proton ATPase subunit F: MANRAPVRTNNSALIAMIADEDTITGFLLAGVGNVDLRRKTNYLIVDSKTTVKQIEDAFKEFTTREDIAIVLISQYVANMIRFLVDSYNKPIPAILEIPSKDHPYDPAHDSVLSRVKYLFSAESVAGDRR; the protein is encoded by the exons ATGGCTAACCGAGCTCCTGTCAGAACTAACAACTCAGCCCTCATTGCCATGATCGCTGATGAG GACACAATTACAGGATTTTTACTGGCTGGAGTTGGCAATGTCGATTTGAGGAGGAAAACAAATTACCTTATTGTGGATTCAA AAACAACGGTGAAGCAGATTGAAGATGCTTTTAAGGAATTCACCACAAGAGAGGACATCGCAATAGTGTTAATCAGCCAATAT GTGGCCAACATGATAAGATTTTTGGTTGATAGTTACAACAAACCAATTCCAGCCATTTTGGAGATTCCTTCAAAGGACCATCCATATGATCCTGCCCATGATTCTGTTCTATCACGAGTGAAGTATCTCTTCTCCGCCGAATCAGTAGCCGGCGATAGGCGTTAA
- the LOC125846468 gene encoding uncharacterized protein LOC125846468 has product MMMLMCKGVWPSSSSIVLLQPPNGHKSFKTQASFSSYPLASKVMVRNLSYSTDESCLDKIFSNFGQVAEVKIVKDEVTKRSKGYAFIQYTSQENAMLALDSMDHKYLDGRVISVELAKPTKKDFGRYPKSCGPPVERLASENEVPDLKENC; this is encoded by the exons atgatgatgttgatgtgCAAAGGGGTATGGCCAAGCAGCTCATCCATTGTTCTGTTGCAGCCACCAAATGGACACAAATCCTTCAAAACCCAAGCTAGCTTTTCTAGCTACCCTCTCGCCAGCAAAGTTATGGTTAGAA ATCTATCATACTCCACTGATGAAAGTTGTCtggacaaaatattttcaaattttggtcAGGTTGCTGAAG TTAAGATTGTCAAGGATGAAGTGACCAAGAGATCAAAAGGATATGCTTTTATTCAGTACACTTCTCAAGAAAATGCCATGCTTGCTCTTGATAGCATGGATCACAAG TACCTCGATGGCAGGGTTATTTCTGTGGAACTTGCAAAGCCTACAAAGAAAGACTTTGGCAGATATCCGAAAAGTTGTGGACCACCTGTGGAAAGATTAGCATCTGAAAACGAAGTTCCAGACCTAAAAGAAAACTGCTAA